A single genomic interval of Bacillus smithii harbors:
- a CDS encoding kinase-associated lipoprotein B — MDIGDVVTAIYKTGKYIGKITDERPEHYTVQILAVEKHPLQGDLHHPKQGNVGFFHERKALAFKEQANIPKKMVKPFTGKVPNYTESLVKSFIVYKQELEQNPENEYAQKSLQCLSSIQKEYEFMYSISFPN, encoded by the coding sequence ATGGATATAGGAGATGTGGTAACCGCCATTTACAAAACAGGAAAATATATCGGAAAAATTACGGACGAACGACCGGAACATTATACCGTGCAAATATTAGCGGTAGAAAAGCACCCGCTGCAAGGAGACCTTCATCATCCGAAACAAGGAAATGTAGGCTTTTTCCACGAACGCAAAGCGCTGGCTTTCAAAGAACAAGCCAATATTCCTAAAAAAATGGTGAAACCTTTTACCGGAAAAGTGCCGAATTACACGGAATCATTGGTGAAATCCTTTATCGTTTATAAACAGGAACTGGAACAAAACCCGGAAAATGAATATGCCCAAAAAAGCCTCCAATGTTTATCATCCATACAAAAAGAATACGAATTCATGTACTCGATTTCCTTCCCAAATTAA
- the pilM gene encoding type IV pilus biogenesis protein PilM: MLSFNQKALPDGIISGGFIENEDYLLGMIEEQLIEYGAKKLPAFLCLPDGHTFLRKVAIPEDVPSDEMKGYLYMAANDSIPLPFEDPIIETVEWQDESENGREALMIAAREAIVNQYVGLLEKLKLKPRVMDLSLLSLYRLYYHLNRVRPDDRILLLQIHYSYIQVSIFEQHQPIYVHYVNLPANREAYINRSHMDYEYYMPEGIEDLLGEYIRTIVQEISRLQNFYEFTIMQGEKRLNKIVVAGDHPYLQTISEVLQEQIEMEIDDALTVPLFQNKENINIPPAFSDCIGLALHPAE; encoded by the coding sequence ATTCTCTCATTCAATCAAAAAGCATTGCCGGACGGAATCATTTCAGGCGGATTTATTGAGAATGAAGATTACTTGCTTGGTATGATCGAGGAACAGCTCATAGAATATGGCGCCAAAAAGCTGCCTGCCTTTCTTTGCCTTCCGGACGGGCATACTTTTTTGCGGAAAGTGGCCATTCCTGAAGATGTTCCGAGTGATGAAATGAAAGGATATCTTTATATGGCTGCCAATGATTCCATTCCGCTTCCTTTTGAAGATCCGATTATTGAAACGGTAGAATGGCAAGATGAGAGTGAAAATGGCCGAGAAGCATTGATGATTGCAGCGCGGGAGGCGATTGTGAACCAGTATGTCGGTTTATTGGAAAAACTAAAATTAAAGCCGAGAGTTATGGATTTATCGCTTTTATCGTTGTATCGTCTGTATTACCATTTGAATCGGGTTCGTCCGGATGACCGTATTTTATTGCTGCAAATCCATTATTCGTATATTCAAGTATCGATTTTTGAACAACATCAGCCGATTTATGTTCACTATGTAAACTTGCCTGCAAATAGAGAAGCGTATATCAACCGCTCACATATGGATTATGAATATTATATGCCGGAAGGAATTGAAGATTTGCTCGGTGAATATATTCGCACGATCGTTCAGGAAATAAGCCGATTGCAAAACTTTTACGAATTCACCATCATGCAAGGGGAAAAGCGATTGAATAAAATCGTCGTAGCGGGGGACCATCCTTATTTACAAACCATTTCCGAAGTTTTGCAAGAGCAAATTGAAATGGAGATCGATGATGCATTGACTGTGCCGTTATTTCAAAATAAAGAAAATATCAATATTCCGCCTGCTTTTTCTGACTGTATTGGACTAGCCCTCCACCCTGCAGAATGA
- a CDS encoding prepilin peptidase, with the protein MNTFWTVYFAVIGLVFGSFFNVVGLRVPNHESIVFPSSHCPYCHHKLRWFENIPLFSFFFLKGKCRSCKRKISWIYPIFEAVTGVLFAFSFYQFGWSMNLVMACLFTSLLVVITVSDLAYMVIPDKILLPFMILFIVIRLLSPTVPWWSSWAGAVIGFGLLFLIAVVTNGAMGGGDIKLYFVIGLILGLEKTLLSFFLACLFGSLFGLIFLFKGKFKKGKPVPFGPFIAAGAILAFFYGQDMIDFYIRTMWS; encoded by the coding sequence ATGAATACGTTTTGGACTGTTTATTTTGCCGTAATAGGTCTTGTGTTCGGTTCGTTTTTTAATGTTGTGGGGCTTCGCGTGCCAAACCATGAATCGATCGTTTTTCCAAGCTCACATTGTCCTTATTGCCATCATAAACTGCGTTGGTTTGAAAATATTCCTTTGTTTTCTTTTTTCTTTCTCAAAGGCAAATGCCGGTCGTGCAAAAGAAAAATTTCATGGATCTATCCTATTTTTGAAGCTGTCACGGGTGTGCTCTTTGCTTTTTCTTTTTATCAATTTGGCTGGAGTATGAATCTGGTGATGGCTTGTTTGTTTACATCCTTGCTCGTCGTTATTACCGTTTCGGATTTAGCTTATATGGTGATTCCTGATAAGATTTTGCTGCCGTTTATGATTCTTTTTATCGTCATTCGACTCCTTTCGCCAACCGTACCGTGGTGGAGTTCATGGGCGGGTGCCGTGATTGGATTTGGACTTCTTTTTCTCATCGCGGTTGTGACAAACGGGGCAATGGGCGGAGGAGATATTAAGCTGTACTTTGTCATCGGGTTGATTTTAGGATTAGAAAAGACTCTATTGTCATTTTTTCTGGCTTGCTTGTTTGGATCGTTATTCGGATTGATTTTCCTGTTCAAAGGAAAATTTAAGAAAGGAAAACCGGTTCCTTTTGGCCCGTTTATAGCTGCCGGTGCCATTCTTGCCTTTTTTTATGGACAAGATATGATAGATTTCTACATAAGAACCATGTGGAGTTAA
- a CDS encoding competence type IV pilus major pilin ComGC has protein sequence MKKLQTVVKNQKGMTLIELLAVVVILAIIAAVAVPSVGKIIDNSRADSNRSNALLIINAAKLAIADDENSTVSSKIKSSNGATLQDLVDAGYLDAIPKDPYDKSKTYASGSYVKKDDTGYYIQLVTSKGTFKGSEKDINSGNF, from the coding sequence GTATGACGCTGATTGAATTATTGGCTGTTGTTGTCATTCTTGCCATTATCGCAGCGGTGGCTGTACCAAGCGTCGGAAAAATTATCGATAACAGCAGAGCCGATTCGAATCGATCCAATGCCTTGTTAATTATTAATGCAGCTAAATTAGCGATTGCCGATGATGAAAACAGTACAGTATCGTCGAAAATAAAAAGTTCAAATGGCGCCACTCTTCAAGATTTGGTGGATGCCGGCTATTTAGATGCGATTCCAAAAGATCCATATGATAAGTCAAAAACTTATGCGAGCGGTAGTTATGTAAAAAAGGATGATACAGGTTATTACATTCAATTAGTAACTAGTAAAGGTACATTTAAAGGCTCTGAAAAAGATATCAACTCAGGCAATTTTTAA